Proteins co-encoded in one Inmirania thermothiophila genomic window:
- a CDS encoding TerB family tellurite resistance protein — protein MLSRLRRIFVPEEAAAEGLDAERRLRLAAAVLLAETARADLDIAEAERRALAALVARTFGLDAGEAAALVEEAVAAAESAVSLYEHTALVNAHWSPQERARLIGLMWRVAYADGRIDRYEEHIIRRVAELLHVPHAAFIQAKLEAAGEGPAGG, from the coding sequence GTGCTCTCGCGCCTGCGGCGCATCTTCGTCCCGGAGGAGGCCGCGGCCGAGGGGCTCGATGCCGAGCGGCGGCTGCGTCTTGCCGCCGCCGTGCTGCTTGCCGAGACGGCGCGGGCCGACCTCGACATCGCCGAGGCGGAGCGGCGGGCGCTCGCCGCCCTGGTGGCACGCACCTTCGGGCTCGACGCCGGCGAGGCCGCGGCCCTGGTGGAGGAGGCCGTGGCCGCGGCGGAGAGTGCGGTCTCGCTCTACGAGCACACCGCCCTGGTGAACGCGCACTGGAGCCCGCAGGAGCGGGCGCGCCTGATCGGCCTCATGTGGCGGGTGGCCTACGCCGACGGGCGCATCGACCGCTACGAGGAGCACATCATCCGCCGCGTCGCCGAGCTGCTGCACGTGCCCCACGCGGCCTTCATCCAGGCCAAGCTGGAGGCAGCGGGGGAGGGGCCCGCAGGCGGCTGA
- a CDS encoding DUF3179 domain-containing protein, producing MRRILCTLLLPLLAAAAPPAGALEADPALIAAWPRTDFARRRIDLGEILPGGPPKDGIPAIDRPRFEAVAEAASWLEREEPVIALVIGGEARAYPLQVLIWHEIVNDTVAGVPVAVTFCPLCNASIVFDRRVGGEVLDFGTTGLLRRSDLVMYDRQSESWWQQLTGEAIVGRYTGAVLRQLPSAVVAFADFAAAHPRGRVLSRRTGFRRPYGRNPYRGYDRIGNQPFLLRDPADPRLPAMERVLAVSLGGVHRLYPERVLRERAVIEDEVGGEPVVIFAGRSARSALDAEAIARARAVPVAAAYSARLGGRRLHFEAVGPGRYRDRETTSLWDLFGRAVAGPLAGRRLAPAPGGVHFAFAWLAFYPESEIYGR from the coding sequence ATGCGCCGGATCCTCTGCACCCTGCTGCTGCCGCTGCTCGCCGCCGCGGCGCCGCCTGCTGGCGCCCTCGAGGCCGATCCCGCCCTCATCGCCGCCTGGCCGCGCACCGACTTCGCGCGCCGCCGCATCGACCTCGGCGAGATCCTGCCGGGCGGGCCGCCCAAGGACGGGATCCCGGCCATCGACCGGCCGCGCTTCGAGGCCGTGGCCGAGGCCGCCTCCTGGCTCGAGCGCGAGGAGCCGGTGATCGCCCTCGTGATCGGGGGCGAGGCGCGGGCCTATCCGCTGCAGGTCCTCATCTGGCACGAGATCGTCAACGACACCGTCGCCGGCGTCCCCGTGGCGGTGACCTTCTGCCCCCTGTGCAACGCCTCCATCGTCTTCGACCGCCGCGTCGGGGGGGAGGTGCTGGACTTCGGCACCACGGGGCTGCTGCGGCGCAGCGACCTGGTCATGTACGACCGCCAGAGCGAGAGCTGGTGGCAGCAGCTCACCGGCGAGGCCATCGTGGGCCGCTACACCGGCGCCGTGCTGCGCCAGCTCCCGTCCGCCGTGGTGGCCTTCGCCGACTTCGCCGCCGCCCACCCCCGGGGGCGGGTGCTGTCGCGGCGCACCGGCTTCCGCCGCCCCTACGGCCGCAACCCCTACCGCGGCTACGACCGCATCGGCAACCAGCCGTTCCTGCTGCGCGACCCGGCCGATCCGCGCCTGCCGGCGATGGAGCGGGTGCTCGCGGTCAGCCTCGGCGGCGTGCACCGCCTCTACCCGGAGCGGGTCCTGCGCGAGCGGGCCGTGATCGAGGACGAGGTGGGCGGCGAGCCGGTGGTGATCTTCGCCGGGCGCAGCGCGCGCTCGGCCCTCGACGCCGAGGCGATCGCCCGCGCCCGGGCGGTGCCGGTGGCGGCGGCGTATTCCGCCCGCCTCGGCGGGCGGCGGCTGCACTTCGAGGCCGTCGGCCCCGGGCGCTACCGCGACCGCGAGACCACAAGCCTCTGGGACCTCTTCGGCCGCGCCGTCGCAGGGCCGCTGGCGGGACGGCGCCTTGCGCCGGCGCCGGGCGGCGTGCACTTCGCCTTCGCCTGGCTCGCCTTCTACCCCGAGAGCGAGATCTACGGCCGCTGA